The Streptomyces laurentii genome contains a region encoding:
- a CDS encoding endoribonuclease L-PSP (Endoribonuclease L-PSP [Streptomyces fulvissimus DSM40593];~This group of proteins belong to a large family of YjgF/YER057c/UK114-like proteins present in bacteria, archaea, and eukaryotes with no definitive function. The conserved domain is similar in structure to chorismate mutase but there is no sequence...; cd06154;~UniProt-pubmed:11572948; UniProt-pubmed:20581206; UniProt-pubmed:20064060; UniProt-pubmed:21463507; UniProt-pubmed:18375553;~homotrimer interaction site [polypeptide binding];~identified by MetaGeneAnnotator; putative;~putative active site [active]), which yields MTGAPWEEQFGYSRAVELPNGTVLVAGCTSVVDGVIADGGPYEQAVNSFNVAFAALKRLGLGPEHVVRTRMYVTHARDTDEVGRAHKELFDAVRPVATMVIVSGFVDPRLVVEVEVEAYRPDTRPASIEGGAA from the coding sequence GTGACCGGCGCTCCCTGGGAGGAGCAGTTCGGTTACTCCCGCGCCGTGGAGCTGCCGAACGGCACCGTCCTGGTGGCAGGCTGCACGTCCGTCGTCGACGGTGTCATCGCCGACGGCGGCCCGTACGAGCAGGCCGTCAACTCCTTCAACGTGGCCTTCGCCGCTCTGAAGCGGCTGGGCCTCGGTCCCGAGCACGTGGTGCGGACGCGGATGTACGTCACCCACGCGCGCGACACGGACGAGGTCGGCCGCGCCCACAAGGAGCTGTTCGACGCCGTCCGCCCGGTCGCGACCATGGTCATCGTCTCCGGCTTCGTCGACCCGCGTCTGGTCGTCGAGGTCGAGGTCGAGGCCTACCGCCCGGACACCCGCCCCGCGAGTATCGAGGGAGGTGCGGCGTGA
- a CDS encoding integral membrane efflux protein (H+ Antiporter protein; TIGR00900;~identified by MetaGeneAnnotator; putative;~integral membrane efflux protein [Streptomyces hygroscopicus subsp. jinggangensis TL01]) codes for MTTTEIAAASGTTARPAHRNPQVLRWLGAYTASTLGDSVYYLALSWAAVSGGSPAQAGLVMTVAAVPRALLMLVGGVVADRLGPLRVVLASDAVRCLATLGLAAVLFLASPGLWVLAAIGLVFGTVDALFLPAVGALPPRIADRDQLARVQGMRGIAYRMGSVLGSPLGGLAVALGGSATAFTVAGVLFALSLPLLCGLRLRALPGEDAGAPRGGTAWRDLADGLRYLRGHRVLGPLMIVILLADLGFVGPLNIGLAVLADQRGWGAAGIGWVLFGFGTGAGAASLLLTVRGRVPRAGAVMGWSMTLGAITIGALAFVPVLPFAVLVAVAIGLLAGLNGVLCGSLVQTEADPAYLGRVSAVSSLGSLGLAPLSYPLTGTAIGLWGTGPVFVVSASVCVASGALALLVPALRRAELPK; via the coding sequence ATGACCACGACCGAGATCGCCGCCGCCTCCGGCACCACCGCCCGCCCGGCCCACCGCAACCCCCAGGTGCTGCGCTGGCTCGGCGCGTACACCGCCTCCACGCTCGGCGACAGCGTCTACTACCTCGCGCTGTCCTGGGCCGCCGTCAGCGGCGGCAGCCCCGCCCAGGCCGGGCTCGTCATGACCGTCGCCGCCGTCCCCCGCGCCCTGCTCATGCTCGTCGGGGGAGTGGTCGCCGACCGGCTCGGCCCGCTCCGCGTCGTCCTCGCCTCCGACGCCGTCCGCTGCCTGGCCACCCTCGGCCTCGCCGCCGTCCTCTTCCTCGCCTCGCCCGGCCTGTGGGTGCTCGCCGCGATCGGCCTGGTCTTCGGCACCGTCGACGCCCTGTTCCTGCCGGCCGTCGGCGCCCTGCCGCCCCGGATCGCCGACCGCGACCAGCTCGCCCGGGTCCAGGGCATGCGCGGCATCGCGTACCGCATGGGCTCCGTCCTCGGCTCCCCGCTCGGCGGCCTCGCCGTCGCCCTCGGCGGCTCGGCGACCGCCTTCACCGTCGCCGGCGTACTCTTCGCGCTCTCCTTGCCTCTGCTGTGCGGGCTCAGGCTCCGCGCACTGCCCGGCGAGGACGCCGGCGCGCCACGGGGCGGCACCGCCTGGCGCGACCTCGCCGACGGCCTGCGCTATCTGCGCGGCCACCGCGTCCTCGGCCCGCTGATGATCGTCATCCTGCTCGCCGACCTGGGCTTCGTCGGCCCGCTCAACATCGGCCTCGCGGTCTTGGCCGACCAGCGCGGCTGGGGCGCCGCCGGCATCGGCTGGGTGCTCTTCGGCTTCGGTACGGGCGCGGGCGCCGCCTCGCTGCTCCTCACCGTCCGCGGCCGGGTCCCGCGCGCCGGCGCCGTCATGGGCTGGAGCATGACCCTGGGCGCGATCACGATCGGCGCGCTGGCCTTCGTCCCCGTACTGCCCTTCGCCGTGCTCGTCGCGGTCGCGATCGGACTGCTCGCCGGCCTCAACGGAGTCCTGTGCGGCTCCCTCGTCCAGACCGAGGCGGACCCCGCCTACCTGGGCCGGGTCAGCGCCGTCTCCAGCCTCGGCAGCCTCGGCCTCGCCCCGCTCAGCTATCCCCTCACGGGCACGGCCATCGGCCTGTGGGGCACGGGCCCGGTGTTCGTCGTGAGCGCCTCTGTCTGCGTCGCCTCGGGCGCCCTGGCCCTCCTGGTCCCGGCCCTGCGCCGCGCCGAACTGCCGAAGTGA
- a CDS encoding imidazole glycerol phosphate synthase subunit hisH (Type 1 glutamine amidotransferase (GATase1) domain foundin imidazole glycerol phosphate synthase (IGPS); cd01748;~catalytic triad [active];~identified by MetaGeneAnnotator; putative;~imidazole glycerol phosphate synthase subunit HisH [Streptomyces cattleya NRRL 8057 = DSM46488];~imidazole glycerol phosphate synthase subunit HisH; Provisional; PRK13146;~oxyanion strand;~putative active site [active]), with protein sequence MSTSAKTSKKVVVFDYGFGNVRSAERALARVGADVEITRDFDKAMNADGLLVPGVGAFSACMEGLKAARGDWVVGRRLSGGRPVMGICVGMQILFARGIEHGVETEGLDEWPGTVGPLDAPVVPHMGWNTVDAPAGSELFAGLDADARYYFVHSYAVREWTLETANPNMRAPKVSWATHGEPFVAAVENGALWATQFHPEKSGDAGAQLLTNWIGTL encoded by the coding sequence ATGAGTACGTCCGCCAAGACCTCCAAGAAGGTCGTCGTCTTCGACTACGGCTTCGGCAACGTCCGCTCCGCCGAGCGCGCCCTCGCCCGGGTCGGCGCCGACGTCGAGATCACCCGCGACTTCGACAAGGCCATGAACGCCGACGGACTCCTCGTCCCCGGCGTCGGTGCCTTCTCCGCCTGCATGGAGGGCCTCAAGGCCGCCCGCGGCGACTGGGTCGTCGGGCGCCGGCTGTCCGGCGGCCGGCCCGTCATGGGCATCTGCGTCGGCATGCAGATCCTCTTCGCCCGCGGCATCGAGCACGGCGTCGAGACCGAAGGCCTCGACGAGTGGCCCGGCACGGTCGGACCGCTCGACGCGCCCGTCGTCCCCCACATGGGCTGGAACACCGTCGACGCGCCCGCCGGCAGCGAGCTCTTCGCCGGTCTGGACGCCGACGCCCGGTACTACTTCGTGCACTCCTACGCGGTGCGCGAGTGGACCCTGGAGACCGCCAACCCGAACATGCGCGCCCCCAAGGTCAGCTGGGCCACCCACGGCGAGCCGTTCGTCGCCGCCGTCGAGAACGGGGCGCTGTGGGCGACCCAGTTCCACCCCGAGAAGTCCGGCGACGCCGGCGCCCAGCTCCTCACCAACTGGATCGGAACCCTGTGA
- a CDS encoding bifunctional hisA/trpF protein (HisA. Phosphoribosylformimino-5-aminoimidazole carboxamide ribonucleotide (ProFAR) isomerase catalyzes the fourth step in histidine biosynthesis, an isomerisation of the aminoaldose moiety of ProFAR to the aminoketose of PRFAR (N-(5'-phospho-D-1...; cd04732;~Phosphoribosylformimino-5-aminoimidazole carboxamide ribonucleotide (ProFAR) isomerase [Amino acid transport andmetabolism]; COG0106;~bifunctional HisA/TrpF protein [Streptomyces himastatinicus ATCC53653];~catalytic residues [active];~identified by MetaGeneAnnotator; putative), producing the protein MTVPPSGTLELLPAVDVRDGQAVRLVHGESGSETSYGSPLQAALAWQRAGAEWLHLVDLDAAFGTGDNRALVREVTEAMDIKVELSGGIRDDATLAAALATGCTRVNLGTAALETPEWVAKVIAEHGDKIAVGLDVRGTTLRGRGWTRDGGDLYETLARLDSEGCARYVVTDIAKDGTLQGPNLELLRNVCAATDKPVVASGGVSSLDDLRALAGLVPAGVEGAIVGKALYAKAFTLEEALEAVAAV; encoded by the coding sequence GTGACTGTCCCGCCGAGCGGCACGCTCGAACTCCTCCCCGCCGTCGACGTCCGCGACGGCCAGGCGGTCCGCCTCGTGCACGGCGAGTCCGGCAGCGAGACCTCCTACGGCTCCCCGCTCCAGGCGGCCCTCGCCTGGCAGCGCGCCGGCGCCGAGTGGCTCCACCTGGTCGACCTGGACGCCGCCTTCGGCACCGGCGACAACCGTGCCCTCGTCCGCGAGGTCACCGAGGCCATGGACATCAAGGTCGAGCTGTCCGGCGGCATCCGCGACGACGCCACGCTCGCCGCGGCCCTCGCCACCGGCTGCACCCGCGTCAACCTGGGCACCGCCGCCCTGGAGACCCCCGAGTGGGTCGCCAAGGTCATCGCCGAGCACGGCGACAAGATCGCCGTCGGCCTGGACGTCCGCGGCACCACCCTGCGCGGCCGCGGCTGGACCCGCGACGGCGGCGACCTCTACGAGACGCTGGCCCGCCTCGACTCCGAGGGCTGCGCCCGCTACGTCGTCACCGACATCGCCAAGGACGGCACGCTCCAGGGCCCCAACCTGGAGCTGCTGCGCAACGTCTGCGCGGCCACCGACAAGCCGGTCGTCGCCTCCGGCGGCGTCTCCTCGCTGGATGACCTGCGCGCCCTGGCCGGGCTCGTCCCCGCGGGCGTGGAGGGCGCGATCGTCGGCAAGGCGCTGTACGCGAAGGCGTTCACCCTGGAAGAGGCCCTGGAAGCGGTGGCCGCGGTATGA
- a CDS encoding imidazoleglycerol-phosphate dehydratase (3-fold/trimer interface [polypeptide binding];~4-fold oligomerization interface [polypeptide binding];~Imidazoleglycerol-phosphate dehydratase; cd07914;~identified by MetaGeneAnnotator; putative;~imidazoleglycerol-phosphate dehydratase [Streptomyces cattleya NRRL 8057 = DSM46488];~metal binding residues [ion binding];~putative active site pocket [active]) encodes MSRVGRVERTTKETSVVVEIDLDGTGKVDVSTGVGFFDHMLDQLGRHGLFDLTVKTDGDLHIDTHHTIEDTALALGAAFRQALGDKVGIYRFGNCTVPLDESLAQVTVDLSGRPYLVHTEPENMAPMIGAYDTTMTRHILESFVAQAQVALHVHVPYGRNAHHIVECQFKALARALRYASERDPRAAGILPSTKGAL; translated from the coding sequence ATGAGCCGCGTAGGCCGCGTGGAACGCACCACCAAGGAGACGTCCGTCGTCGTCGAGATAGACCTCGACGGCACCGGAAAGGTCGACGTGTCGACCGGGGTCGGCTTCTTCGACCACATGCTGGACCAGCTCGGCCGGCACGGTCTGTTCGACCTGACCGTGAAGACCGACGGCGACCTGCACATCGACACGCACCACACCATCGAGGACACCGCCCTCGCCCTCGGCGCCGCCTTCCGGCAGGCCCTCGGCGACAAGGTCGGCATCTACCGCTTCGGCAACTGCACCGTCCCGCTGGACGAGTCGCTCGCCCAGGTCACCGTCGACCTCTCCGGCCGCCCCTACCTGGTGCACACCGAGCCGGAGAACATGGCGCCGATGATCGGTGCGTACGACACCACCATGACCCGGCACATCCTGGAGTCCTTCGTGGCCCAGGCGCAGGTCGCGCTGCACGTCCACGTACCGTACGGACGTAACGCGCACCACATCGTGGAGTGCCAGTTCAAGGCGCTGGCCCGAGCCCTGCGCTACGCCTCCGAGCGCGACCCGCGCGCGGCCGGAATCCTCCCCTCCACGAAGGGCGCGCTGTAA
- a CDS encoding transcriptional regulator, arsR family (Arsenical Resistance Operon Repressor and similar prokaryotic, metal regulated homodimeric repressors. ARSR subfamily of helix-turn-helix bacterial transcription regulatory proteins (winged helix topology). Includes several proteins that appear to...; cd00090;~Transcriptional regulator, ArsR family [Streptomyces venezuelae ATCC10712];~dimerization interface [polypeptide binding];~identified by MetaGeneAnnotator; putative;~putative DNA binding site [nucleotide binding];~putative Zn2+ binding site [ion binding]) has translation MTSQENRRITDLGTLKAVSHPLRMRLYRALFVARVATASQLAEQVDEAVSLVSYHLRKLADHGLIEEAEPQSADGRERWWQPSSRGVSVHDEDIRDSPELVAANDAFSRILGDQRAALHRRFVDERLTWSEEWRAASLSSEWLPKLTAAELAALGEELDAVVEKYDQKARAAEAAGDTEGRENVALHLHGFPYRG, from the coding sequence ATGACCTCGCAGGAGAATCGCCGGATCACCGACCTCGGCACCCTCAAGGCCGTCTCGCACCCGCTGCGGATGCGTCTCTACCGCGCCCTCTTCGTCGCCCGCGTCGCGACCGCCTCACAGCTCGCCGAACAGGTCGACGAGGCCGTCTCGCTCGTCAGCTACCACCTGCGCAAACTCGCCGACCACGGCCTCATCGAGGAGGCCGAGCCGCAGTCGGCGGACGGTCGCGAACGCTGGTGGCAGCCCAGTTCGCGCGGCGTCAGCGTGCATGACGAGGACATCCGGGACTCGCCCGAACTGGTCGCCGCGAACGACGCGTTCAGCCGTATCCTCGGCGATCAGCGGGCCGCCCTCCACCGCCGCTTCGTCGACGAACGCCTCACCTGGTCCGAGGAATGGCGCGCCGCCTCCCTCAGCTCCGAGTGGCTCCCCAAGCTGACCGCCGCCGAACTCGCCGCACTCGGCGAGGAACTGGACGCCGTCGTCGAGAAGTACGACCAGAAGGCCCGCGCCGCCGAGGCGGCCGGCGACACCGAGGGCCGCGAGAACGTCGCCCTCCACCTCCACGGCTTCCCCTACCGGGGCTGA
- a CDS encoding hypothetical protein (identified by MetaGeneAnnotator; putative;~predicted protein [Streptomyces albus J1074]) — translation MNGLSTILIVVGLFLLGGVYSFVKQKQSKSVIGVLAFGAVMSLAAGLLRLDLWS, via the coding sequence GTGAACGGTCTCTCCACCATCCTCATCGTCGTGGGGCTCTTCCTCCTCGGCGGTGTGTACTCCTTCGTCAAGCAGAAGCAGTCGAAGAGCGTCATCGGCGTGCTCGCGTTCGGCGCCGTGATGAGCCTGGCGGCCGGCCTGCTGCGACTGGACCTGTGGTCATGA
- a CDS encoding histidinol-phosphate aminotransferase (Aspartate aminotransferase family. This family belongs to pyridoxal phosphate (PLP)-dependent aspartate aminotransferase superfamily (fold I). Pyridoxal phosphate combines with an alpha-amino acid to form a compound called a Schiff base or aldimine...; cd00609;~catalytic residue [active];~histidinol-phosphate aminotransferase [Streptomyces cattleya NRRL 8057 = DSM46488];~histidinol-phosphate aminotransferase; Provisional;~homodimer interface [polypeptide binding];~identified by MetaGeneAnnotator; putative;~pyridoxal 5'-phosphate binding site [chemical binding]) has protein sequence MTAHNPARRPSDTPGLGIGIGIDDLPIRDELRGKTPYGAPQLDVPVQLNTNENPYPLPEPLVARIAERVAEAARGLNRYPDRDAVELRTELARYLTRTGGYEVGLGNVWAANGSNEVLQQLLQTFGGPGRTAIGFEPSYSMHALIARGTGTGWISGPRNDDFTIDVDAARRAITTHAPDVVFITSPNNPTGTAVEAETVLALYEAAQEVKPSIVVVDEAYVEFSHRPSLLPLLDGRPHLVVSRTMSKAFGAAGLRLGYLAAHPAVVDAVQLVRLPYHLSAVTQATALAALEHTDTLLGYVEQLKAERDRLVAELRELGYEVTDSDANFVQFGRFDGPGGAQAAWRKILDRGVLVRDNGVPGRLRVTAGTPQENDAFLDAVRQLKKEQSA, from the coding sequence GTGACTGCGCACAACCCCGCACGACGGCCGAGCGACACGCCCGGCCTCGGCATCGGCATCGGCATCGACGATCTCCCCATCCGTGACGAGCTGCGCGGCAAGACCCCGTACGGCGCGCCCCAGCTCGACGTGCCCGTCCAGCTGAACACCAACGAGAACCCCTACCCGCTGCCCGAGCCGCTCGTGGCCCGGATCGCGGAGCGGGTCGCCGAGGCCGCCCGCGGCCTCAACCGCTACCCCGACCGCGACGCCGTCGAGCTGCGCACCGAGCTGGCCCGCTATCTGACCCGTACGGGCGGATACGAGGTCGGCCTCGGCAACGTCTGGGCCGCCAACGGCTCCAACGAGGTCCTCCAGCAGCTGCTCCAGACCTTCGGCGGCCCCGGCCGTACCGCGATCGGCTTCGAGCCCTCGTACTCGATGCACGCGCTGATCGCCCGCGGCACCGGCACCGGCTGGATCTCCGGCCCGCGCAACGACGACTTCACCATCGACGTCGACGCGGCCCGCCGGGCGATCACCACGCACGCGCCGGACGTCGTCTTCATCACCTCGCCGAACAACCCCACGGGGACGGCGGTCGAGGCGGAGACCGTCCTCGCGCTGTACGAGGCGGCCCAGGAGGTCAAGCCCTCGATCGTGGTCGTGGACGAGGCGTACGTGGAGTTCAGCCACCGCCCCTCGCTGCTGCCCCTGCTCGACGGCCGGCCGCACCTGGTCGTCTCCCGGACCATGTCCAAGGCGTTCGGCGCCGCCGGACTGCGCCTCGGCTACCTGGCCGCCCACCCGGCCGTGGTCGACGCCGTCCAGCTGGTCCGCCTCCCGTACCACCTGTCCGCCGTCACCCAGGCCACCGCGCTCGCCGCCCTGGAGCACACCGACACCCTCCTCGGGTACGTCGAGCAGCTCAAGGCCGAGCGCGACCGCCTGGTCGCCGAGCTGCGGGAGCTCGGCTACGAGGTGACGGACTCCGACGCCAACTTCGTCCAGTTCGGCCGTTTCGACGGGCCCGGGGGAGCCCAGGCGGCCTGGCGGAAGATCCTCGACCGGGGCGTCCTGGTCCGGGACAACGGCGTACCGGGCCGGCTGCGGGTCACCGCCGGCACCCCCCAGGAGAACGACGCGTTCCTCGACGCGGTTCGTCAGTTGAAGAAGGAGCAGAGCGCATGA
- a CDS encoding cyclase hisF (Histidine biosynthesis protein; pfam00977;~The cyclase subunit of imidazoleglycerol phosphate synthase (HisF). Imidazole glycerol phosphate synthase (IGPS) catalyzes the fifth step of histidine biosynthesis, the formation of the imidazole ring. IGPS converts N1-(5'-phosphoribulosyl)...; cd04731;~cyclase HisF [Amycolatopsis mediterranei U32];~glutamase interaction surface [polypeptide binding];~identified by MetaGeneAnnotator; putative;~substrate binding site [chemical binding]), whose translation MSLAVRVIPCLDVDNGRVVKGVNFQNLRDAGDPVEMAKLYDAEGADELTFLDITASSGNRETTYDVVRRTAEQVFIPLTVGGGVRSADDVDKLLRAGADKVGVNTAAIARPDLIREIAERFGRQVLVLSVDARRTASGSFEVTTHGGRQGTGIDAVEWAHRAAELGAGEILLNSMDADGTKDGYDTEMITAVRKHVTVPVIASGGAGKLSDFPPAIAAGADAVLAASVFHFGDLRIGEVKQTLREAGHPVR comes from the coding sequence GTGAGCCTCGCCGTACGCGTGATTCCCTGCCTGGACGTGGACAACGGCCGCGTCGTCAAGGGCGTCAATTTCCAGAACCTGCGCGACGCGGGCGACCCGGTCGAGATGGCCAAGCTGTACGACGCCGAGGGCGCCGACGAGCTGACCTTCCTCGACATCACCGCCTCCTCCGGCAATCGGGAGACCACCTACGACGTGGTGCGCCGCACCGCCGAGCAGGTCTTCATCCCGCTGACGGTGGGCGGCGGCGTCCGTTCCGCCGACGACGTGGACAAGCTGCTGCGCGCCGGGGCCGACAAGGTGGGCGTGAACACCGCCGCCATCGCCCGCCCCGACCTGATCCGCGAGATCGCCGAGCGCTTCGGCCGCCAGGTCCTCGTCCTGTCGGTGGACGCCCGCCGTACGGCCTCCGGCTCCTTCGAGGTGACGACGCACGGCGGCCGCCAGGGCACCGGCATCGACGCCGTCGAGTGGGCCCACCGGGCCGCCGAGCTGGGCGCGGGGGAGATCCTGCTCAACTCGATGGACGCCGACGGCACGAAGGACGGCTACGACACCGAGATGATCACGGCGGTACGCAAGCACGTGACCGTCCCGGTGATCGCCTCGGGCGGCGCGGGCAAGCTGTCCGACTTCCCGCCGGCCATCGCGGCGGGCGCGGACGCGGTGCTCGCCGCCTCCGTCTTCCACTTCGGCGATCTGCGGATCGGCGAGGTCAAGCAGACGCTGCGGGAGGCGGGCCACCCGGTCCGCTGA
- a CDS encoding hypothetical protein (Hypothetical protein XNR_4833 [Streptomyces albus J1074];~TIGR03085 family protein;~identified by MetaGeneAnnotator; putative) has translation MSTHAKRERLLLADLLEAAGPDAPTLCEGWLTRDLAAHVVVRERRPDAAAGAVVPMQALKSRLERVQAEFTGKPYDELIQLIRTGPPRMSPFTIKQVDEGANVVEFFVHAEDVRRAQPDWSPRELDPVFADTLWARLEKSARLLGRKAPVGLVLRRPNGQTVVAHRGTPVVTASGEPGELMMFLFGRQDVAKVDLEGEPEAVERLHATKQLGI, from the coding sequence ATGTCGACCCATGCCAAGCGTGAACGACTTCTGCTCGCCGACCTGTTGGAGGCCGCGGGCCCGGACGCCCCGACGCTCTGCGAGGGCTGGCTGACCCGCGACCTCGCGGCGCACGTGGTGGTGCGGGAGCGCCGCCCGGACGCCGCGGCGGGCGCGGTGGTGCCGATGCAGGCGCTGAAATCGCGGCTCGAACGGGTGCAGGCCGAGTTCACCGGGAAGCCGTACGACGAACTGATCCAGCTCATCCGAACGGGGCCCCCGCGGATGTCCCCGTTCACGATCAAGCAGGTGGACGAGGGCGCGAACGTCGTCGAGTTCTTCGTCCACGCCGAGGACGTACGGCGGGCGCAGCCGGACTGGTCGCCGCGCGAGCTGGACCCGGTGTTCGCGGACACCCTGTGGGCGCGCCTGGAGAAGTCGGCGCGGCTGCTCGGCCGGAAGGCGCCGGTGGGCCTGGTCCTGCGGCGGCCGAACGGCCAGACGGTGGTGGCCCACCGCGGCACCCCGGTGGTGACGGCGTCCGGGGAGCCGGGCGAGCTGATGATGTTCCTGTTCGGCCGGCAGGACGTGGCGAAGGTGGACCTGGAGGGGGAGCCGGAGGCGGTGGAGCGGCTGCACGCGACGAAGCAGCTGGGGATCTAG